The following are from one region of the Coccinella septempunctata chromosome 7, icCocSept1.1, whole genome shotgun sequence genome:
- the LOC123317508 gene encoding thymidylate kinase, which produces MSLKRGALIVIEGVDRSGKSTQCKKLVKSLQNRGIKAKLMNFPDRSTHTGGLINKYLTDKSCSLNDKAIHLLFSANRWESYDRMNDLLNQGFTLIVDRYSYSGIAFSSVKKHMDINWCKQPEIGLLKPDLVLLLTLSDEEMLKRPGFGEERYENINIQKSVKEVFNNLAYNEDNWKVMDAGGTIEDVHEKLLIEVLNKLKEVETSPLQHLNFYNKKLI; this is translated from the exons ATGAGTTTGAAAAGAGGTGCTTTAATAGTAATTGAGGGTGTTGATCGTTCAGGAAAATCAACTCAATGTAAAAAATTAGTGAAATCACTTCAAAACAGAGGAATAAAGGCGAAGTTGATGAATTTTCCTGATAGAAGTACCCACACTGGTGGTCTCATAAACAAATACCTCACTGATAAAAGTTGCTCCTTGAATGATAAGGCTATTCATCTTCTGTTTTCTGCAAATAGATGGGAAAGTTACGACAGAATGAATGATTTATTGAACCAAGGTTTTACTCTGATAGTGGACAGGTATTCATATTCAGGAATTGCTTTCTCTTCAGTGAAAAAAC atatggATATAAATTGGTGTAAGCAGCCTGAAATAGGACTCCTCAAACCAGACCTTGTTTTGTTACTAACTTTATCAGATGAGGAAATGTTAAAGAGGCCTGGATTCGGAGAGGAAAGATATGAGAATATAAATATCCAGAAATCTGTTAAAGAAGTATTCAATAATTTAGCATATAATGAAGACAACTGGAAAGTAATGGATGCTGGTGGTACAATTGAAGATGTTCATGAAAAATTACTAATTGAAGTATTGAACAAACTAAAGGAAGTTGAAACTTCACCTCTGCAGCACTTgaacttttataataaaaagTTGATTTAG